From a single Pempheris klunzingeri isolate RE-2024b chromosome 2, fPemKlu1.hap1, whole genome shotgun sequence genomic region:
- the LOC139213924 gene encoding probable peptidyl-tRNA hydrolase 2, which translates to MEPSEQSGPDSGSQDVNPVFLQQLRELDIPEEAAKQALLHTRNVSAEEAAMYYFNKLENEEEGDDDLMFKMVFVVNMDLAMGVGKVAAQVGHAAVGLYQALQEKNSWREMAWKWDHSGAKKVVVQGTNVAHLLELQALAMSLSLPTYLVQDAGLTQVEAGSRTVLAIMGEEEMVNNVTGSLKLL; encoded by the exons ATGGAGCCATCAGAGCAGTCAGGCCCAGACTCCGGCTCTCAGGATGTCAAccctgtgtttctgcagcagctcagagagctAGACATCCCGGAGGAGGCAGCCAAACAG GCCCTTCTGCACACTCGGAACGTGTCTGCCGAAGAGGCGGCCATGTACTACTTCAACAAGCTGGAGAATGAG GAGGAGGGTGATGATGACCTCATGTTCAAGATGGTGTTTGTAGTGAACATGGACCTTGCCATGGGTGTTGGAAAG gtaGCAGCCCAGGTTGGCCATGCCGCTGTGGGTTTGTACCAGGCTCTACAGGAGAAGAACAGCTGGAGGGAGATGGCCTGGAAGTGGGACCACAGTGG AGCCAAGAAGGTGGTGGTCCAGGGAACCAACGTGGCTCACCTACTGGAGCTGCAGGCCCTGGCCATGAGCCTCAGCCTGCCCACTTATCTGGTCCAAGATGCCGGGCTTACCCAG GTGGAGGCTGGGTCCCGCACCGTCCTGGCAATCATGGGCGAGGAGGAGATGGTGAACAATGTCACTGGGAGTCTGAAGCTGCTCTGA